One region of Jonesiaceae bacterium BS-20 genomic DNA includes:
- a CDS encoding ATP-dependent Clp protease ATP-binding subunit — protein MFERFTDRARRVVVLAQEEARMLNHNYIGTEHILLGLIHEGEGVAAKALESLGISLDAVRSQVTEIIGEGQQAPSGHIPFTPRAKKVLELSLREALQLGHNYIGTEHILLGLIREGEGVAAQVLTKLGADLNRVRQQVIQLLSGYQGKEPVATGAPNEGTPAGSAVLDQFGRNLTQAAREGKLDPVIGRGKEIERVMQVLSRRTKNNPILIGEPGVGKTAVVEGLAQDIVLGDVPETLKDKQLYTLDLGALVAGSRYRGDFEERLKKVLKEIRTRGDIILFIDEIHTLVGAGAAEGAIDAASILKPMLARGELQTVGATTLDEYRKHIEKDPALERRFQPIQVAEPTLPHAIEILKGLRDRYEAHHRVSITDDALTAAATLADRYINDRYLPDKAIDLVDEAGARLRIRRMTAPPELRELDEQITEARREKESAIDEQDFEKAAGLRDKEKNLIAERAEKEKAWKAGDLDTVSEVDEDLIAEVLAMSTGIPVTRLNAEESARLLKMEDELHLRVVGQERAIKALSQAIRRTRAGLKDPKRPGGSFIFAGPTGVGKTELAKALAEYLFDDEDALIQLDMSEYGEKHTASRLFGSPPGYVGYDEGGQLTEKVRRKPFSVVLFDEVEKAHSDIFNSLLQILEEGRLTDSQGRVVDFKNTVIIMTTNLGAKNIARGVSVGFNAAGDEVTTYERMKSTVNEELKQHFRPEFLNRVDDVVVFPQLSRKEILQIVDLMIAKLDERLKDRAMSVKLTDKAKVLLADKGYDPVLGARPLRRAIQREIEDVLSEKLLFGEFHSGDVIVIDAEGEAPLGEFTFSAEKAPDDIASLPALTAGGGVDIADLPEITESTEI, from the coding sequence ATGTTTGAGAGATTTACAGACCGAGCCCGTCGGGTGGTTGTCCTTGCCCAAGAAGAGGCACGGATGCTCAACCACAACTACATTGGCACCGAGCACATTCTGCTTGGGCTGATCCATGAGGGAGAAGGCGTAGCAGCCAAGGCCCTTGAGTCCCTAGGGATCTCCCTTGATGCTGTGCGCTCGCAGGTCACCGAAATTATTGGTGAAGGCCAGCAGGCACCAAGCGGACACATCCCGTTTACCCCGCGCGCCAAGAAGGTCCTGGAACTTTCACTGCGCGAGGCACTTCAGCTGGGCCACAACTACATTGGCACCGAGCACATTTTGCTTGGCCTCATCCGCGAGGGTGAAGGCGTTGCCGCACAGGTGCTGACCAAGTTGGGTGCGGACCTGAACCGCGTACGCCAGCAGGTTATCCAGCTGCTGTCCGGTTACCAGGGCAAGGAGCCGGTTGCTACCGGCGCACCAAATGAGGGAACCCCCGCCGGCTCAGCCGTGCTGGACCAGTTTGGTCGCAACCTGACCCAAGCCGCCCGCGAAGGCAAGCTTGACCCGGTAATTGGCCGTGGCAAGGAAATTGAACGCGTCATGCAGGTTCTTTCCCGCCGCACCAAGAACAACCCCATTCTTATTGGTGAGCCCGGCGTTGGTAAGACCGCCGTGGTTGAGGGACTGGCACAGGACATTGTTCTGGGCGACGTCCCTGAGACGCTTAAGGACAAGCAGCTGTACACGCTTGACCTGGGTGCGCTCGTTGCGGGCTCCCGTTACCGCGGTGACTTTGAGGAACGCCTGAAGAAGGTCCTCAAGGAAATCCGCACGCGCGGTGACATCATTCTCTTCATCGACGAGATCCACACCCTTGTTGGTGCAGGTGCCGCCGAGGGAGCTATTGACGCGGCCTCAATCTTGAAGCCAATGCTTGCGCGTGGTGAACTGCAGACCGTTGGTGCGACCACGCTTGATGAGTACCGCAAGCACATTGAGAAGGACCCAGCGCTTGAGCGCCGGTTCCAACCAATTCAGGTTGCTGAGCCAACGCTTCCGCACGCCATTGAGATCCTCAAGGGCCTGCGTGACCGTTACGAGGCACACCACCGAGTTTCAATTACAGACGATGCCCTAACCGCGGCAGCCACTTTGGCTGACCGTTACATCAACGACCGGTACCTACCGGACAAGGCCATTGACCTTGTTGATGAGGCCGGAGCGCGTCTGCGTATTCGCCGCATGACCGCGCCACCAGAGCTGCGTGAACTCGATGAGCAGATCACCGAGGCTCGCCGCGAAAAAGAGTCTGCCATTGATGAGCAAGACTTTGAAAAGGCAGCCGGTCTGCGTGATAAGGAGAAGAACCTTATTGCCGAGCGTGCGGAGAAGGAAAAGGCTTGGAAGGCCGGAGACCTCGACACCGTGTCCGAGGTTGATGAGGACCTGATTGCTGAAGTTCTGGCAATGTCCACCGGTATTCCGGTTACTCGCCTGAACGCTGAAGAGTCTGCCCGTCTACTGAAGATGGAAGACGAACTGCACCTTCGCGTGGTTGGTCAGGAACGTGCCATTAAGGCGCTTTCACAGGCTATCCGCCGTACCCGTGCGGGTCTGAAGGACCCTAAGCGTCCCGGCGGCTCGTTCATCTTCGCTGGTCCAACCGGTGTTGGTAAGACGGAGTTGGCTAAGGCCCTCGCCGAGTACCTGTTTGATGACGAAGACGCTCTGATCCAGTTGGACATGTCCGAGTACGGCGAGAAGCACACCGCTTCGCGTCTGTTTGGATCCCCTCCCGGATACGTGGGCTACGACGAGGGTGGCCAGCTGACCGAGAAGGTCCGCCGCAAGCCATTCTCCGTGGTTCTCTTCGATGAGGTTGAAAAGGCCCACTCGGATATCTTCAACTCGCTGTTGCAGATTCTTGAAGAAGGCCGTTTGACCGACTCCCAGGGCCGCGTTGTTGACTTCAAGAACACCGTGATCATCATGACCACGAACCTTGGGGCCAAGAACATTGCTCGTGGTGTTTCGGTTGGATTCAACGCCGCTGGCGACGAGGTCACCACATATGAGCGCATGAAGTCCACCGTGAACGAGGAACTCAAGCAGCACTTCCGCCCAGAGTTCTTGAACCGTGTTGACGACGTTGTGGTCTTCCCGCAGCTGTCCCGCAAGGAGATCCTGCAGATCGTTGATCTCATGATCGCCAAGCTGGATGAGCGCCTCAAGGACCGCGCAATGTCCGTTAAGCTCACGGACAAGGCCAAGGTGCTTCTGGCAGATAAGGGTTACGACCCTGTCTTGGGTGCCCGTCCACTGCGCCGTGCGATTCAGCGCGAGATTGAGGACGTCCTGTCGGAGAAGCTCCTGTTTGGTGAATTCCACTCAGGCGATGTCATCGTCATCGATGCCGAAGGTGAAGCACCACTTGGTGAATTCACGTTCTCCGCGGAGAAGGCACCGGATGACATTGCAAGCCTGCCAGCACTCACTGCTGGCGGCGGCGTGGACATTGCGGACCTCCCAGAGATTACCGAGAGCACCGAGATCTAA